One Kitasatospora sp. NBC_01287 DNA window includes the following coding sequences:
- a CDS encoding CarD family transcriptional regulator, producing MTFKVGDTVVYPHHGAALIEAIEIRQIKGVDKTYLVLKVQQGDLTLRVPAENAEFVGVRDVVGQEGLDRVFEVLRAPYTEEPTNWSRRYKANLEKLASGDVIKVAEVVRDLWRRERERGLSAGEKRMLAKARQILVSELALAENTNEDKAETLLDEVLAS from the coding sequence ATGACGTTCAAGGTTGGCGACACGGTGGTCTACCCCCATCACGGGGCTGCACTGATCGAGGCCATCGAAATTCGCCAGATCAAAGGTGTGGACAAGACCTACCTGGTGCTGAAGGTTCAGCAGGGTGACCTCACGCTGCGCGTCCCCGCGGAGAACGCGGAGTTCGTCGGCGTGCGCGACGTGGTCGGCCAGGAGGGTCTGGACCGGGTCTTCGAGGTGCTCCGCGCACCGTACACCGAAGAGCCCACCAACTGGTCTCGCCGCTACAAGGCGAACCTGGAGAAGCTCGCATCGGGTGACGTCATCAAGGTCGCCGAGGTTGTGCGAGACCTGTGGCGGCGCGAGCGCGAGCGCGGCCTCTCGGCCGGCGAGAAGCGGATGCTCGCCAAGGCACGGCAGATCCTCGTCAGCGAACTGGCGCTGGCGGAGAACACCAACGAGGACAAGGCGGAGACGCTGCTCGACGAGGTGCTCGCCTCGTAG
- the ispD gene encoding 2-C-methyl-D-erythritol 4-phosphate cytidylyltransferase: MAAAVVPAAGRGERLGPGAPKALRELGGAPLLVHAVRALARSRAVGLVVVAAPPQGVAEVLGLLDSHGLDGKDIRVVAGGATRQESVRLGLAAIPESTGIVLVHDAARPLVPVEVVDAVVAAVRGGAEAVVPAVPLADTVKRVGPAGAGEPEPVLDTPDRATLRAVQTPQGFRRAALVEAHAKALAEEAAGGAPVVTDDAGLIEHYGGRVVVVPGHEEAFKVTRPLDLVLAEAVLARRRASDGF; this comes from the coding sequence GTGGCGGCGGCCGTGGTTCCGGCCGCCGGGCGGGGCGAGCGGTTGGGTCCCGGGGCACCCAAGGCGCTGCGCGAGCTGGGCGGCGCACCGCTGCTGGTGCACGCCGTGCGCGCGCTGGCCCGCAGCCGGGCGGTCGGCCTGGTGGTGGTCGCCGCGCCGCCGCAGGGCGTCGCCGAGGTGCTGGGGCTGCTGGACAGCCACGGCCTGGACGGCAAGGACATCCGGGTGGTGGCCGGCGGCGCGACCCGGCAGGAGTCGGTGCGGCTGGGCCTGGCCGCGATTCCGGAGAGCACCGGGATCGTGCTGGTGCACGACGCGGCCCGGCCGTTGGTGCCGGTCGAGGTGGTGGACGCCGTGGTGGCCGCGGTCCGGGGCGGTGCCGAGGCCGTGGTGCCCGCGGTGCCGCTGGCCGACACCGTCAAGCGGGTGGGCCCGGCGGGCGCCGGTGAGCCGGAGCCGGTGCTCGACACGCCCGACCGCGCCACGCTGCGCGCGGTGCAGACCCCGCAGGGCTTCCGCCGCGCGGCGCTCGTCGAGGCGCACGCCAAGGCGCTGGCCGAGGAGGCCGCGGGCGGTGCGCCGGTGGTCACCGACGACGCCGGATTGATCGAGCACTACGGCGGCCGGGTGGTCGTGGTGCCGGGCCACGAGGAGGCGTTCAAGGTGACCCGTCCGCTGGACCTCGTGCTCGCCGAGGCCGTACTCGCCCGCAGGAGGGCTTCCGATGGCTTCTGA
- the ispF gene encoding 2-C-methyl-D-erythritol 2,4-cyclodiphosphate synthase, translating into MASDTPSVVLPRVGIGTDVHAFADGLPLWVGGLRWEGYDQGLAGHSDADVVAHAACNAIFSAAGLGDLGQHFGTDRSEWKGASGVTLLTEAARIVRAAGFEIGNIAVQVIGVRPRIGSRRRESEEVLSAAVGAPVSLSAATTDGLGMTGRGEGLVGLATALVYPRP; encoded by the coding sequence ATGGCTTCTGACACCCCGTCGGTCGTGCTGCCCCGGGTGGGCATCGGCACCGATGTGCACGCCTTCGCGGACGGCCTGCCGCTCTGGGTCGGCGGGCTGCGCTGGGAGGGCTACGACCAGGGCCTGGCCGGGCACTCGGACGCCGACGTGGTCGCGCACGCGGCCTGCAACGCGATCTTCTCGGCCGCCGGGCTCGGCGACCTGGGCCAGCACTTCGGCACCGACCGCTCCGAGTGGAAGGGCGCCTCGGGAGTGACCCTGCTGACCGAGGCGGCCCGGATCGTGCGCGCGGCGGGCTTCGAGATCGGCAACATCGCGGTGCAGGTGATCGGGGTGCGGCCGCGGATCGGCAGCCGGCGCCGGGAGTCCGAGGAGGTGCTGTCGGCCGCGGTCGGCGCGCCGGTCTCGCTCTCGGCGGCGACCACCGACGGGCTCGGCATGACCGGGCGCGGCGAGGGCCTGGTGGGTCTGGCGACCGCGCTGGTGTACCCGCGACCCTGA
- the cysS gene encoding cysteine--tRNA ligase, whose protein sequence is MSIRLYDTNARQVRDFVPLVPGCVSMYLCGATVQGAPHIGHIRSNLSFDLMRRWFAYRGFDVTFVRNVTDIDDKVIRKEHELGVPWWQIAYANERAFNDGYTVLGCLPPTVEPRATGHIPEMIDMMQTLIAKGHAYAADGNVYFDVKSYPGYLELSNQKLENLKQPEGEGETGKRDPRDFAMWKAAKPGEPSWTTPWGQGRPGWHLECSAMVHKYLGKAFDIHGGGLDLIFPHHENEIAQSKAFGDDFANFWVHNAWVTMSGEKMSKSLGNSVLISEMVQRWRPIVLRYYLAAPHYRSMIEYSEESIREAEAGFGRIEGFIQRVVERCGPVEPAAEVPPAFAEAMDDDFGVPQALAVVHTAVRQGNSALNADDKENAVARLAEVRAMLGVLGLDPLDAQWTGTERGEDLHGVVDSLVRLVLDQRQAARERKDFATADAIRDQLGLAGLAIEDTPSGPRWTISNQ, encoded by the coding sequence GTGAGCATTCGCCTGTACGACACCAACGCCCGCCAGGTACGCGACTTCGTCCCGCTTGTACCGGGTTGCGTCTCGATGTACCTGTGTGGCGCGACCGTGCAGGGCGCCCCGCACATCGGGCACATCCGGTCCAACCTCAGCTTCGACCTGATGCGCCGCTGGTTCGCCTACCGCGGCTTCGATGTGACCTTCGTGCGCAACGTCACCGACATCGACGACAAGGTGATCCGCAAGGAGCACGAGCTCGGCGTGCCGTGGTGGCAGATCGCCTACGCCAACGAGCGTGCCTTCAACGACGGTTACACCGTGCTCGGCTGCCTGCCGCCGACCGTGGAGCCGCGGGCCACCGGCCACATCCCCGAGATGATCGACATGATGCAGACGCTGATCGCCAAGGGCCACGCCTACGCGGCCGACGGCAACGTCTACTTCGACGTCAAGTCCTACCCCGGGTACCTGGAGCTCTCCAACCAGAAGCTGGAGAACCTCAAGCAGCCCGAGGGCGAGGGCGAGACCGGCAAGCGCGATCCGCGCGACTTCGCCATGTGGAAGGCGGCCAAGCCGGGCGAGCCCAGCTGGACCACCCCGTGGGGCCAGGGCCGGCCCGGCTGGCACCTGGAGTGCTCGGCCATGGTGCACAAGTACCTGGGCAAGGCCTTCGACATCCACGGCGGCGGGCTCGACCTGATCTTCCCGCACCACGAGAACGAGATCGCCCAGTCCAAGGCGTTCGGCGACGACTTCGCCAACTTCTGGGTGCACAACGCCTGGGTCACCATGAGCGGCGAGAAGATGAGCAAGTCGCTCGGCAACTCGGTGCTGATCTCCGAGATGGTGCAGCGCTGGCGCCCGATCGTGCTGCGCTACTACCTGGCCGCCCCGCACTACCGCTCGATGATCGAGTACAGCGAGGAGTCGATCCGCGAGGCCGAGGCCGGCTTCGGCCGGATCGAGGGCTTCATCCAGCGGGTGGTCGAGCGCTGCGGCCCGGTCGAGCCGGCCGCCGAGGTGCCCCCGGCCTTCGCCGAGGCGATGGACGACGACTTCGGCGTCCCGCAGGCGCTGGCCGTGGTGCACACCGCCGTTCGGCAGGGCAACAGCGCCCTGAACGCGGACGACAAGGAGAACGCGGTAGCGCGACTGGCCGAGGTCCGTGCGATGCTCGGTGTACTGGGCCTCGACCCGCTCGACGCGCAGTGGACCGGCACGGAGCGCGGCGAGGACCTGCACGGGGTCGTCGACTCGCTGGTCAGGCTCGTCCTGGACCAGCGCCAGGCGGCCCGGGAGCGCAAGGATTTCGCCACCGCGGACGCCATTCGCGACCAGCTGGGCCTGGCCGGCCTGGCGATCGAGGACACCCCGTCCGGCCCGCGCTGGACGATCAGCAACCAGTAG
- the rlmB gene encoding 23S rRNA (guanosine(2251)-2'-O)-methyltransferase RlmB yields MAGNSQRRNARNPGSKKGASVGTGGHSRKALQGKGPTPPGEARKGHPKQRAANAALKRERDAKARAGMRRSGGGGRGGRGGAGAAELVVGRNSVVEALVGGVPATALYVMQFIDTDDRVREAFQAANERGIPLMEAPRPQLDQMTGGLNHQGLVLQVPPYEYAHPEDLVAAAADLGQDALIMALDGVTDSRNLGAVVRSAAAFGAHGVVIPERRAAGMTAGAWKTSSGAAARLPVARATNLTRALEAYQKAGLLVVGLAADGESEVGELEALTGPVVIVAGSEGKGLSRLVSETCDIRVRIPMPGATESLNAGVAAGIVLYEAARLRAKR; encoded by the coding sequence ATGGCCGGCAACAGCCAGCGCAGGAACGCACGCAACCCCGGGTCGAAGAAGGGTGCGAGCGTCGGGACCGGCGGCCACAGCCGGAAGGCGCTGCAGGGCAAGGGCCCGACGCCGCCCGGCGAGGCCCGCAAGGGGCACCCCAAGCAGCGGGCCGCCAACGCCGCGCTCAAGCGCGAGCGGGACGCCAAGGCCAGGGCCGGCATGCGCCGCTCCGGCGGCGGCGGCCGGGGCGGGCGCGGCGGCGCGGGTGCCGCCGAGCTGGTGGTGGGCCGCAACTCGGTGGTCGAGGCGCTGGTCGGCGGCGTGCCGGCCACCGCGCTGTACGTCATGCAGTTCATCGACACCGACGACCGGGTGCGCGAGGCGTTCCAGGCCGCCAACGAGCGGGGCATCCCGCTGATGGAGGCGCCGCGCCCGCAGCTGGACCAGATGACCGGCGGTCTGAACCACCAGGGCCTGGTGCTCCAGGTCCCGCCGTACGAGTACGCGCACCCCGAGGACCTGGTGGCCGCGGCTGCCGACCTGGGCCAGGACGCGCTGATCATGGCGCTGGACGGGGTCACCGACTCGCGCAACCTGGGCGCCGTGGTCCGCTCGGCGGCCGCCTTCGGCGCGCACGGCGTGGTGATCCCCGAGCGGCGCGCCGCCGGGATGACCGCCGGCGCCTGGAAGACCTCCTCGGGCGCCGCGGCCCGGCTGCCCGTGGCCCGGGCGACCAACCTGACCCGGGCGCTGGAGGCCTACCAGAAGGCCGGCCTGCTGGTGGTCGGTCTGGCGGCGGACGGCGAGTCGGAGGTCGGCGAGCTGGAGGCGCTGACCGGTCCGGTGGTGATCGTGGCCGGCAGTGAGGGCAAGGGCCTGTCCCGGCTGGTGTCGGAGACCTGTGACATCCGGGTGCGGATCCCGATGCCGGGTGCGACCGAGTCGCTGAACGCCGGTGTCGCGGCCGGCATCGTGCTCTACGAGGCAGCGCGGCTGCGGGCCAAGCGCTGA
- a CDS encoding DoxX family membrane protein translates to MPSDPARLSSTQVSFRLRLAAPVAPLLDAPPPLAVPYADSFGRPYAALNYGGRPGLVRVGSADAGPAALAGVGAALGGPAAVGAPRRKGRVTAVTWSGQAAPGDLAATQLLDAVRLSTVPAPVGGAASLGSSSASSSAFGASAGGGSSVGLVDPEETQPLEAVPGWDDTPADGSYGYGGRGRGTYGTRGAVPRQPHGWADGPAPFGAEPYGSESSESRSAGPASARPRPPVEPRLERARPAGWKPSGELPEHSAAAAGESSRHSWQPRRKVDLGLVLLPLRLLLGSLSVYAGFSKLCDPVYFDGGNRGSMMRWLSSLHPWQLAQPLLDFAMAHPVGAGLGVAFTEIVVGVLSLLGLWQRLAAGAAMLLSAALLFTVSWRAVPVYDTPDLIFLAAWSPLLIAGAPFASLDGRLALEAWRRYGPQAPKAVRRRVLRRGTVVAVVVIGLTMLVGSLLGAAVRTGGRPQPGPAQPPTDYGPPVWPAATVGTGGSHAPGMPAPAPRPATGSAPPSTAPSAAPATPSAPPSAAPTAGRSAKARPSTAGRGGVPEGSATGGNPAGPGGGSPAGAPAAGATPAAGGAAPAPGGTQGSGSGASTRAPKAAPSDGLIGGVLGSGPPQLRLPTTLGMPGAGPGASGGSSSAAPMA, encoded by the coding sequence GTGCCGAGCGATCCGGCTCGGCTCAGCAGCACCCAGGTCAGCTTCCGGCTCAGACTGGCCGCGCCGGTCGCGCCGCTGCTCGACGCGCCGCCACCCCTGGCGGTGCCGTACGCGGACTCCTTCGGGCGGCCGTACGCGGCGTTGAACTACGGCGGTCGGCCCGGGCTGGTCCGGGTCGGCAGTGCCGACGCCGGCCCGGCCGCACTGGCGGGCGTGGGAGCCGCGCTGGGCGGCCCGGCGGCGGTCGGCGCGCCTCGGCGCAAGGGCCGGGTCACCGCCGTCACCTGGAGCGGCCAGGCCGCGCCGGGCGACCTGGCGGCCACTCAGCTGCTGGACGCGGTCCGGCTCAGCACCGTGCCCGCACCGGTCGGCGGCGCCGCCTCGCTCGGGTCGTCGTCGGCGTCGTCGTCGGCGTTCGGGGCGTCCGCGGGCGGCGGATCCTCGGTGGGTCTGGTCGACCCCGAGGAGACCCAGCCGCTGGAGGCCGTGCCGGGCTGGGACGACACGCCCGCCGACGGGTCGTACGGCTACGGCGGCAGGGGCCGCGGCACCTACGGCACGCGCGGGGCGGTGCCCCGGCAGCCGCACGGCTGGGCCGACGGCCCCGCGCCCTTCGGTGCCGAGCCGTACGGTTCCGAGTCGTCGGAGTCCCGGTCGGCCGGGCCCGCGTCCGCCAGGCCGCGTCCGCCCGTCGAGCCGCGGCTGGAGCGCGCCCGGCCGGCCGGCTGGAAGCCGAGCGGCGAGCTGCCCGAGCACTCGGCCGCCGCGGCCGGGGAGTCCAGCCGGCACTCCTGGCAGCCCCGCCGGAAGGTGGACCTCGGGCTGGTCCTGCTGCCGCTGCGCCTGCTGCTCGGCTCGCTCTCGGTCTACGCCGGGTTCAGCAAGCTCTGCGACCCGGTGTACTTCGACGGCGGCAACCGCGGCTCGATGATGCGCTGGCTCTCCTCGCTGCACCCCTGGCAGCTGGCCCAGCCGCTGCTCGACTTCGCCATGGCGCACCCGGTCGGGGCCGGCCTCGGGGTGGCCTTCACCGAGATCGTGGTCGGCGTGCTCTCGCTGCTCGGCCTCTGGCAGCGGCTGGCCGCCGGTGCCGCGATGCTGCTCTCCGCCGCGCTCCTCTTCACCGTCAGCTGGCGCGCCGTGCCGGTCTACGACACGCCCGACCTGATCTTCCTCGCGGCCTGGAGCCCGCTGCTGATCGCCGGCGCGCCGTTCGCCTCGCTGGACGGCCGGCTCGCTCTGGAGGCCTGGCGCCGGTACGGACCGCAGGCGCCCAAGGCGGTGCGCCGCCGGGTGCTGCGCCGGGGCACCGTGGTGGCCGTCGTGGTGATCGGCCTGACCATGCTGGTCGGTTCGCTGCTGGGCGCGGCGGTGCGAACCGGCGGTCGGCCGCAGCCCGGCCCCGCCCAGCCGCCGACCGACTACGGCCCGCCGGTCTGGCCGGCCGCCACCGTCGGCACCGGCGGGTCGCACGCCCCCGGCATGCCCGCGCCGGCTCCCCGGCCGGCCACCGGCTCCGCACCGCCCAGCACCGCGCCCTCGGCCGCTCCCGCCACCCCCTCGGCGCCGCCCTCGGCCGCGCCGACGGCCGGCCGGAGCGCGAAGGCCCGCCCGTCCACGGCGGGCCGGGGCGGGGTGCCGGAGGGCTCGGCCACGGGTGGCAACCCCGCCGGGCCGGGCGGCGGTTCGCCCGCCGGGGCGCCGGCGGCCGGGGCCACGCCCGCCGCCGGTGGCGCGGCTCCGGCGCCGGGCGGCACGCAGGGCAGCGGCTCCGGGGCGAGCACCCGGGCGCCGAAGGCCGCGCCGAGTGACGGCCTGATCGGCGGCGTGCTGGGCAGCGGTCCGCCGCAGCTGCGGTTGCCGACGACGCTGGGCATGCCGGGCGCGGGTCCCGGAGCCTCGGGAGGCTCTTCGTCGGCAGCGCCGATGGCCTGA
- a CDS encoding nucleotidyltransferase family protein, with amino-acid sequence MTGFDLPAAPQAPSPAQGPSAEAATTAARAAPIGAPTVTQAVILAGGQGSRLRPYTDDRPKPLVEIPGTGTPIVGHQLAWLAAEGVTDVVISCGHLAEVLQAWLDQAELPLRARTVVEAEPLGRGGGLKFAARALPRPDEPWYATNGDIWTRFSLREMAAFHHERDALATLALARPRIPWGAVETDRFGNVLDFIEAPPSPFLINAGLYVFAPGFAELLPDVGDHERTTFPQLARARRLAGYQLPQGVYWRAIDTAKDLTEAAKELASLQRS; translated from the coding sequence ATGACCGGCTTCGACCTCCCCGCCGCCCCGCAAGCCCCCAGCCCCGCCCAGGGCCCGTCCGCCGAGGCGGCCACCACGGCCGCGCGGGCTGCCCCGATCGGGGCGCCCACGGTCACGCAGGCCGTGATCCTGGCCGGCGGTCAGGGCTCGCGCCTGCGGCCGTACACCGATGACCGGCCCAAGCCGCTGGTCGAGATCCCCGGCACCGGCACGCCGATCGTCGGACACCAACTCGCCTGGCTGGCAGCCGAAGGCGTGACCGACGTGGTGATCTCCTGCGGCCATCTGGCCGAGGTGTTGCAGGCCTGGCTGGACCAGGCCGAACTGCCGCTCCGCGCCCGCACCGTGGTCGAGGCCGAACCGCTGGGCCGGGGCGGCGGGCTGAAGTTCGCCGCGCGGGCGCTGCCCAGGCCGGACGAGCCCTGGTACGCGACCAACGGGGACATCTGGACCCGGTTCAGCCTGCGTGAGATGGCCGCCTTCCACCACGAGCGGGACGCCCTCGCCACCCTCGCACTGGCCCGGCCGCGGATCCCGTGGGGCGCGGTGGAGACGGACCGGTTCGGCAATGTGCTCGACTTCATCGAAGCGCCGCCCTCGCCCTTCCTGATCAACGCGGGCCTCTACGTCTTCGCGCCGGGCTTCGCCGAGCTGCTGCCGGACGTCGGCGACCACGAGCGCACCACCTTCCCCCAACTCGCCCGCGCCAGGCGGCTGGCGGGCTACCAGCTGCCGCAGGGCGTGTACTGGCGGGCGATCGACACCGCGAAGGACCTCACCGAGGCCGCCAAGGAGCTGGCCTCACTGCAGCGGAGCTGA
- a CDS encoding ABC transporter ATP-binding protein, translating to MASVTYDKATRLYPGGDKPAVDALDLHIEDGEFLVLVGPSGCGKSTSLRMLAGLEDVNGGAIRIGERDVTHLPPKDRDIAMVFQNYALYPHMSVADNMGFALKIAGVNKAEIRQKVEEAAKILDLTQYLDRKPKALSGGQRQRVAMGRAIVREPQVFLMDEPLSNLDAKLRVSTRTQIAGLQRRLGITTVYVTHDQTEAMTMGDRVAVLKDGLLQQVDTPRRMYDKPANVFVAGFIGSPAMNLVEVPLVDGGVKFGGSVINIDREQLVGAGSDKTVTVGIRPEHFQIVSGGGIEGVAVTVNVVEELGADGFVYGTTKIGGEDADIVVRVNGRQIPQKGETVHVVPTGGETHVFSTSTGARLSG from the coding sequence ATGGCTTCTGTCACGTACGACAAGGCGACCCGCCTCTACCCGGGCGGCGACAAGCCCGCCGTCGACGCGCTGGACCTGCACATCGAGGACGGCGAGTTCCTCGTGCTGGTCGGCCCCTCCGGCTGCGGCAAGTCGACCAGCCTGCGGATGCTGGCGGGTCTGGAGGACGTCAACGGCGGCGCGATCCGGATCGGCGAGCGCGATGTGACCCACCTGCCGCCCAAGGACCGGGACATCGCGATGGTGTTCCAGAACTACGCGCTCTACCCGCACATGTCCGTCGCGGACAACATGGGCTTCGCGCTCAAGATCGCCGGCGTCAACAAGGCCGAGATCCGCCAGAAGGTCGAGGAGGCCGCGAAGATCCTCGACCTCACCCAGTACCTGGACCGCAAGCCGAAGGCGCTCTCCGGCGGCCAGCGCCAGCGTGTGGCGATGGGCCGCGCGATCGTCCGCGAGCCGCAGGTCTTCCTGATGGACGAGCCGCTCTCCAACCTGGACGCCAAGCTCCGCGTCTCCACCCGCACCCAGATCGCCGGCCTGCAGCGCCGCCTGGGCATCACCACGGTCTACGTGACGCACGACCAGACCGAGGCCATGACCATGGGCGACCGCGTCGCGGTGCTCAAGGACGGCCTGCTGCAGCAGGTGGACACGCCGCGGAGGATGTACGACAAGCCCGCCAACGTCTTCGTGGCCGGCTTCATCGGCTCGCCCGCGATGAACCTGGTCGAGGTGCCGCTGGTGGACGGCGGCGTGAAGTTCGGCGGTTCGGTGATCAACATCGACCGCGAGCAGCTGGTCGGCGCCGGCAGCGACAAGACGGTGACCGTCGGCATCCGCCCGGAGCACTTCCAGATCGTCTCCGGTGGCGGCATCGAGGGCGTGGCCGTGACGGTCAACGTGGTCGAGGAGCTCGGCGCGGACGGCTTCGTCTACGGCACCACCAAGATCGGTGGCGAGGACGCGGACATCGTGGTGCGGGTCAACGGCCGGCAGATCCCGCAGAAGGGCGAGACCGTGCACGTGGTCCCGACCGGCGGCGAGACGCACGTCTTCTCGACCAGCACGGGTGCCCGCCTCAGCGGCTGA
- a CDS encoding polysaccharide deacetylase family protein, producing MPISRPLRPSDAPRPADSAQPSRRRLLAWTTLGAASLASAALAGCSGSAHAHGAAPEPSPSDAFSPAAPVDPKAIAALPSPSAASPLAVRGKPVYKVHDLLPDAPTDAIALTIDDGPDPHYTPQVLALLRKYDIRATFNVVGSQAHNYKDLIRQLAADGHTVANHTMTHPQPFSHRTGAQIEQQIANAQSAIVDAGAPAPTLFRSPGGDWSPAVFAAAAKYGMIPIDWDVDPRDWSRPGVPKITEKLMAARPGDILLCHDGGGDRSQTLDALKTVLPALKAKGLTFVTL from the coding sequence ATGCCGATATCCCGGCCGCTCCGGCCGTCCGACGCACCCCGGCCCGCCGACTCCGCCCAGCCGTCCCGCCGCCGCCTGCTCGCCTGGACCACCCTGGGCGCGGCCTCGCTCGCCTCCGCCGCGCTGGCCGGCTGCTCCGGCTCGGCCCACGCCCACGGCGCCGCGCCCGAGCCGAGCCCGTCCGACGCCTTCTCCCCGGCCGCCCCCGTCGACCCGAAGGCCATCGCCGCCCTGCCCAGCCCCTCGGCGGCCTCCCCGCTCGCGGTGCGCGGCAAGCCCGTCTACAAGGTGCACGACCTGCTGCCGGACGCGCCCACCGACGCGATCGCGCTGACCATCGACGACGGCCCCGACCCGCACTACACCCCGCAGGTGCTGGCCCTGCTGCGCAAGTACGACATCCGGGCCACCTTCAACGTGGTCGGCAGCCAGGCGCACAACTACAAGGACCTGATCCGCCAACTCGCCGCCGACGGACACACCGTGGCCAACCACACGATGACCCACCCGCAGCCCTTCTCGCACCGCACCGGCGCCCAGATCGAGCAGCAGATCGCCAACGCCCAGTCCGCCATCGTGGACGCCGGCGCCCCCGCCCCCACCCTCTTCCGCTCCCCAGGCGGCGACTGGTCCCCCGCCGTCTTCGCGGCCGCCGCCAAGTACGGCATGATCCCCATCGACTGGGACGTCGACCCCCGCGACTGGTCCCGCCCCGGTGTCCCCAAGATCACCGAAAAGCTCATGGCCGCCCGCCCCGGCGACATCCTCCTCTGCCACGACGGCGGCGGCGACCGCTCCCAGACCCTGGACGCCCTCAAAACCGTCCTGCCCGCCCTCAAGGCCAAGGGCCTCACCTTCGTCACCCTCTGA
- a CDS encoding M23 family metallopeptidase, with protein MDRTDAERERLRDYLTGPGLDHAIFAPGFVEAVGARRLTAIRGEARKGLGTLESIRPDGEAGAYLVDGRRGVVRAEVGVDERGLITLLALEPVSTGRPRSIGQRVRELLPVLVALLVAPAVVLIALGGALAGSWSAVLPALLTALALLVVCRLGTPWCWVSQHTRAVTAAAVLGLVVVGLVRLPGLPAGHLGWSGVVFPALTVLAAVAGVSGSREAPAERAPLLIANPLPGSRVLVGQGGGKAVNHHADHPDQRYALDLLCLGPRGARARGLAPRDLAAYRAYGAVVAAPCDATVVSVVDGLADQPVQASPFERAGLERQPVCGNHLVLRTEWAEDVHLVLAHLRAGSLLVAAGDRVTAGQPLAEVGNSGNTTEPHLHLHAEARTPEGTTPVRLRMVAHPGREPRRGRRLDH; from the coding sequence ATGGATCGGACGGATGCCGAGCGGGAGCGGCTGCGGGACTACCTGACGGGGCCTGGTCTCGACCACGCGATCTTCGCGCCCGGCTTCGTGGAGGCGGTCGGGGCCCGGCGGTTGACGGCGATCCGCGGCGAGGCCCGCAAGGGGCTCGGCACGCTGGAGTCGATCCGGCCGGACGGCGAGGCGGGCGCGTACCTGGTGGACGGCCGGCGCGGGGTGGTGCGGGCCGAGGTCGGCGTGGACGAGCGGGGGCTGATCACCCTGCTCGCGCTGGAGCCGGTGTCGACCGGCCGGCCGCGTTCGATCGGTCAGCGCGTCCGCGAGCTGCTGCCGGTGCTGGTGGCGCTGCTGGTGGCGCCCGCCGTCGTGCTGATCGCGCTCGGCGGCGCGCTGGCCGGGAGTTGGAGCGCGGTGCTGCCCGCGCTGCTCACCGCGCTCGCGCTGCTCGTGGTCTGCCGGCTGGGCACGCCGTGGTGCTGGGTCAGCCAGCACACCCGCGCGGTGACCGCGGCCGCCGTCCTCGGCCTGGTCGTCGTCGGGCTGGTGCGGCTGCCGGGCCTGCCCGCCGGGCACCTCGGCTGGTCGGGCGTGGTCTTCCCGGCGCTGACCGTGCTCGCGGCCGTCGCGGGGGTGTCGGGCAGCCGGGAGGCGCCGGCCGAGCGGGCACCGCTGCTGATCGCCAACCCGCTGCCGGGCAGCCGGGTGCTGGTCGGCCAGGGCGGCGGCAAGGCCGTCAACCACCACGCCGACCACCCGGACCAGCGGTACGCCCTCGACCTGCTCTGCCTGGGCCCGCGCGGTGCCCGGGCCCGCGGCCTGGCACCGCGCGATCTCGCCGCCTACCGCGCGTACGGCGCGGTCGTGGCGGCGCCGTGCGACGCGACGGTGGTCAGCGTGGTCGACGGCCTCGCCGACCAGCCGGTGCAGGCCAGTCCGTTCGAGCGGGCGGGGCTCGAGCGGCAGCCGGTGTGCGGCAACCACCTGGTGCTGCGCACGGAGTGGGCCGAGGACGTGCACCTGGTGCTCGCCCACCTGCGCGCCGGCAGCCTGCTGGTCGCGGCGGGCGACCGGGTGACGGCCGGCCAGCCGCTCGCCGAGGTCGGCAACTCGGGCAACACCACCGAGCCGCACCTGCACCTGCACGCCGAGGCCCGCACGCCCGAGGGCACCACGCCGGTGCGGCTGCGCATGGTCGCGCACCCGGGCCGGGAACCGCGGCGCGGGCGCCGGCTGGACCACTGA